TAGGCCCGGGTCATCATGGCGCGCAGGATAGGCAATACCTTGTCACGCCTATCGATTCCAACATGTACGTGGGTGCCAAAGAGCAGCATTTGACGGCCCCAGTATTGAGTTCGATTCACCAGCTCCTTGTAGCGTTCCTTGTCAGTGACTCGTTGGTAGCCGGGATTTGCGAATGGGTGTGAGCCAGCTGAACTCGGATCTATCCGAAGTGGGTCGGTGGCACTTCGTAGTGTGTCTAGGCCTCGCGTGATGTCACTCATGCACCCTCCGATGGTGTGGTGCACGCCCGAGGTCAACTCGATCGTGTTGAGTAGCATTTCGCTTTGGATAAAGGACTTTCCTTCCAGTTGCTCCATAATGTATGCAGCGCTCTGGCGTAGGTCGTTTGAGTCACGATCGATGAGTTGGAGTTCCCATTCGATTCCAACGGTTGACTGTTCTGAGTGTGCGAAGTCCACGTCAGCTCCGATACTTCCGAGCGAATTGTGTGATGAGCCCGTGCTCAACCCTCACGGCTTGGCACTTTTGAAGTAGGTGAGGGTACTCCTCCTCAGAGAAGTAGACTCCCACGTAGTGGTTGATACGAAGCCCAATACCATTGCGGCCAATTTCTGGATGATGCTGGGTGCCGTAGATGTTCTCGCCGAACTTACCGATGTGCACCGGAGTAGCTGCCGATGAGCCGAGAACCTGCATGCCGGTAGGAACGGAAGCTAAAGCTTCCGCATGCGCCGCATATGAATAAAAGGACTCTGGGAGCTTGCCGGTGAGTTCGTCGGCCTTGCCTGCGTGCGAAAGCTCGATAGTGTGTGGGCCCATATCTTCTGGATAATCGCGAGTCAGAGAGCCACCTCGCGCCAAGCCCAACATCTGCAGGCCATAGCACAAGCCCAGCGTGGGGAAGTCGTGTGCTAGCACCTGTTCGCAGATCGCCAGAACGTTCTCTTCTGTGCGTTTCTGGGAGTCCGATTTGCTTTCGGTCAGATAGTTGTATGGCGATCCTGTGATGAATACTCCGGAGTATTTGGACAAGTTGGGAAGGGAACTAAGGGACTGGTTTAGATCCAAACGTTCCAACTGGTTAGGTTCCAATTGCCCATATCGGATGATCGCAGCGTTCTCATCTACCGCGATTTTCCCAGGAGGCCGTGCCACGAGCACCAAGAAGGGCAACATGTGGGCAGAATACCACCACGGTCAGGTCGAGGTCTGCTGTGGGTGAGCATCGTCTACACATGTTCGCCATCAGCCTACCTAGATCAGCTCGCGCAATCCGCGCTTCATCCTCACAAACTCAACACGTGAGACAATGGAGAAGTGAAGCTGTACCGTGACGAAGCAATTGTGCTGCGCACCCATGATCTGGGTGAAGCCGATCGCATCATCACGCTACTCACGCGCCATTACGGCCGGGTGAGAGCAGTGGCCAAAGGTGTGCGCCGTACTAGTTCACGCTTTGGAGCGCGCCTTGAACCCTTCTCAATGATTGATGTGCAGCTGTATGAGGGCAGGTCACTCGACGTCGTCACTGAAGTGACAACTATCAATCCTTTCGCAAATGCGATCGGGCGTGATTACGATTCCTACACTGCGGCAAGCGCGATGGTGGAAGTTGTGGAGCGGCTCACTACCGAAGAAGGTGAGCCGGATGAAGAACAGTACTTGCTTCTTCTGGGGGCCCTACATTCGCTTTCGATTCATGCGCATGAACCTGCTGCCATTGTGGATTCCTATCTGCTTCGGGCACTCGCTTTGTCTGGTTGGGCACTTGCCATCTGGAACTGTGCGCGCTGTGGCACACCGGGTCCTCTTCAAGCATTCCACGTTCAGTCCGGTGGAATGGTGTGCGAGGATTGTGTGCCGCGTGGAGCGGTCCACCCTTCACAGAACACGATCCACCTTCTGGGCAGCTTGCTTTCGGGAGAATGGGATCGGGTAGATGCAGCTCCGATGCTGGCACGCCGCGAGGCTTCTTCGCTCATCGTGGCCTACCTACAGTGGCACATTGAGCGGCAGATTCGCTCACTCCGGATGGTCGATTCCGCCTGACGGCATGGACGCCGTAACCCAAAGCCATCGCACTGAGAGGATCTCATGACTTACATTGCTCCGCCCGTCCATCCTTCCGGAGTCACAGCCCCAGCACTGCCTGCGAGTTCCGTGCCCAAGCATGTGGCCGTGGTGATGGACGGCAATGGGCGCTGGGCGAACCGCCGAGGATTGCCACGGATTGAAGGGCATCGTGCTGGCGAAGCCACCCTGATGGATGTGGTGGCAGGGGCGTTGGAACTCGGTGTCACGGAGCTTTCCGCCTATGCATTCTCCACTGAGAACTGGAAGCGTTCGCCAGCCGAAGTGCGCTTCATAATGGGCTTCTCCCGTCAGGTTCTGCGCAATCAACGCGATGATCTAAACGCTTGGGGAGTCAGAGTTCGCTGGGTGGGCCGGGTACCGCGTATGTGGAAATCAGTTCTCAAGGAACTGCACGCCGCCGAGCAGCTTACTCAGAACAACACGAAGCTGACGCTCAACATGTGCATCAATTACGGCGGGCGCGCCGAACTTGTGGACGCAACCACGGCGATAGCGCAGGATGCAGCTTCAGGCCGGTTGAAGCCCAGCTCTATCACCGAACGCACCCTCGCTCGCTACATGTATTCGCCACATATGCAGGACGTTGATCTGTTCATTCGCACCGGCGGTGAGCAGCGGACCAGCAACTTCCTCATGTGGCAGTCCGCATATGCAGAGCTCTTCTTCTCAGATCTGGCCTGGCCGGATTTCGATCGTCGTGAGCTGTGGAGGGCCTGCGAAGTTTACGCACACCGCGAGCGCCGATTCGGAGGAGCCGTCGACGCCGTCGCCGCAAACCAAGGCGAAGTTCCCTCGACAGGTGACCCATACAGCGAAGATGAATCTGCCCTCTGACGGCTCTGTGGACTCTTCGCCGGGGTCCACCCAAGCCCAGCTAGAATTGGCCTATGCTTCAGAGAATTGACCTTCGGGGTGTTCAAACCACGCGGTCTGAGCTGGCCAGTCGCCTTCCCAGAGCCGCGCTTAACGTGGAGAAAGCGATGGATATCATCGCTCCGCTTCTTGAAGACGTGCGCACGCGCGGGGCGGCCGCTTTGCGTGACATCGCCGAACAATTCGACAAGGTGCGTCCTGAACATCTGAGGGTTCCGGCTGCTGAGTTAAAGAAGGCAGCGGAAGGCCTTTCTCCTGAGCTGCGCGAGGCTCTCGAAATCTCTATCGCTCACAATCGTGCCGGTCACACTGCCCAGCTGCCAGAGGATCGAATCACGGAAGTGATGCCGGGCGGGTTTGTGCGCCAACGTTGGATTCCGGTGGAGCGCGTTGGGCTCTATGTGCCCGGCGGGCTCGCGGTCTATCCCTCATCCGTGATCATGAATGCCGTTGCAGCTCAGGTGGCTGGCGTGGCGCAAATCGCCCTGGCCTCCCCGCCCCAAGCTGCGTTCGGTGGGCTCCCGCACCCAACTATTCTTGCTGCATGCTATCTGCTGGGTATTGACGAGGTCTTCGCTGTTGGCGGCGCCCAAGCCATTGGGATGTTCGCTTACGGTGCTGCGGGAGAACCCGCCTTGGATCCGCAAGTTCTGTGCGAACCCGTGGACGTTGTTACCGGTCCGGGAAACATCTTCGTGGCCGCAGCGAAACGTTCGGTGCGTGGCGTCGTCGGCATTGATGCCGAAGCAGGCACAACTGAGATCGCTATCGTTGCAGACGATTCGGCCAATCCGGAGTATGTGGCAGCTGACTTACTCTCCCAAGCCGAACACGACCCGGCGGCAGCCTCAGTTCTCATCACGGACTCGGAGGATCTAGCTGACCGCGTTGATGCAGCACTTACGGTCCGTGCGGCTGCCACAAAGCACTCAGAGCGTGTCCACACGGCTTTGACCGGCCCGCAATCTGGCGTTGTGTTGGTGGATGATCTCGATGCCGCAATTGCAGTGGCCAACGCATACGCAGCAGAACACTTGGAGATTCAGACCGCCAACGCACATGAAGATGCTCAGCGCATTCGAAACGCGGGCGCGATCTTCGTTGGCCCCTACAACCCGGTGCCCCTTGGTGACTACATGGCCGGATCCAACCATGTTCTACCTACAGGTGGAACGGCAACGTTTGCGTCAGGGCTCAATGTCCATGCCTTCATCAAGTCTGTGCAAGAAATCGAGTACTCGCATGATGCATTGGTGCGGATGTATGGACCACTCCGTGCGCTCGCGGTGGATGAGGACCTGCCCGCGCACGCGGAGGCTGTGAAGGCGCGTTTGGACAGTTGACGGTTGCCTGGGCTGGGTTGCAGAGCGGTGGCCCGGCTCTTATGCGCCCACGTGACCCCGCTAGCCGGCGTCTTGGTGGGCGGTTGTCTACCCCTATGCGCCTAAGTACGCCACAAGTACGCCAATCCAGTAGGTGGCGCCCATGGCGAGCAGACCGCCCGCTACGTTTCGCAACGTAGCCGGCACGCGCGGAGCGTTGCCCAGCACGGCAGAGACCCAGCCAGTGATACTGAGAGCCACCACCACCGCAATGGCCGTGATGCCGACGGCTATATGCGTGGGGGAGACGAGTATGGCGATCAATGGGATGAGCGCACCCGCCACAAATGAGAACATCGAAGCAAATGCGGCATGCCATGGATTCGTCAAGTAGTCTGGATCGATGCCAAGTTCCCATTGGGCGTGCGCTGCAAGGGGATCACGCTCAGTTAGTTGGACGGCAACGGCGTGAGCGAGCTCATTGCTCACACCTTTCTGAGCGATGAGCTCCTCGAGTTCCTTCAGTTCACCTTCGGGGTCACTTTCGAGGAGTTGCCGTTCTTCTTCGACGACGGCGCGTTCGGTGTCACGTTGAGTGGAGACGGAGACGTATTCGCCAGCTGCCATGGAGAGGGCGCCAGCAATGACGCCTGCGACGCCTGATGCGAGAAGCGCATGGCCGGTGACTGCCGCGCCCGAAACTCCCACTACAATTCCTGCAGTTGAGACGATTCCGTCATTCGCTCCGAGCACCGCTGCACGCAACCAGTTGAGCCGGCTTGCGATCTGCTTGTTTTGCGGCAGATCAACAGTTGTGTTGGACATTGTGGCCCCCTTTCACAATTGACATTAGGAGCCTTTCTGGAATGATTCCAGTCAGGAAGACCTAACCTAAGGTGGGCCTAACCGGGCAAAACCCTCGTTTTTGCTCAGAAACATGTCTAGGCTGAGTTTTGAGAGGGGCCAGTGGCGACACCTCGACGGTGAGGAGTCTGGCCCCTTCGCAGGAGGCACGATGGCTGACGTCTTTCCAGTCGTTGCAGGTACTGATGGATCGCCAAAAGCGGAGGCTGCCGTTGATCAGGCGGGCGCCGAGGCGCTGAGGCGCGATCTTCCACTCCGACTTATCTACGGCTTTGCGCCTCTCTATGGCTATGCGGGGTTGGACCCTATGCCAGCTGATGAGATTCTCAGGGCTTGCCAAGCAATTGTTGATCATGAAGTTGAACGCGTCCGCTTGATGTTCCCCGAACTCGACGTGTCCGGCGAGGTAATTGTGGCTGATCCGGCCGTCGCCCTCGTTGAGGAATCGTCAAAGGCGGCAGTCGTGTACGTGGGTGCGCGAGGTCTGGGAGTGGTACGAAGGCTGCTTCTTGGCTCGGTATCCTCAAAGGTCGCCACTTACGCCAAATGTCCGGTGGTGGTAGTGCGAGGCCCAGCGGGCGATCCAAAGGGGCCGGTAGTGGTGGGAGTTTCTCCTGAGGATGGCTCGCCCGATGAACTCGAGTACGCATTCAATGCGGCGCGTAGCTTGGGCGTTGACGTCCGAGTTGTACAAGCCCACCAGCATGCTGCAGCAAATGTTGAATTCTTGCCGCCAGATGTCATGAGGGACTTTGTTGCCAGCCGTGCTTTGGCGGTCGAGGAACGCATTCGCGAGCGGGTGAAGATTGTTCAAGATGAGCATCCGGACGTACATTCAGCGCTCGATGTGATGCCGGGGCACGCGGTGGATGCGCTTCTTGAGGCGAGCAAGAATGCCTCGTTGGTTGTGGTTGGAGCGAGCCGCAAAGGTGCTCTAGCTTCACGTTTCCTAGGTTCGGTAACTCAAGGCGTGCTTGGGGGTGCACCAATAGTGGCGGTTATTCCGGCGGAAGGCTGAAAGCTCTCATGAGTTAGTGGCTGGCTACGACTCAGCTTTGGACCGGCCTCGCACAGCGAGGCCGGTCTTTCGTACCCTAGTCCTGTGATCAACTTGCCTTTTCGCCCACAGTTCGCAGATGAGTCGCCGTATGGTGCACCTCAGTTGGATGTTCCGGTGTGTTTGAATGTCAATGAGAATCCGTTTGCGCCAAGTGCCGAGCTGATTGCGGATCTTGCCAAGGCCGTTGGCGAGGCCGCTCATACGCTCAACCGGTATCCGGACCGAGATTTCTTCCCACTTCGTGAAGATCTCTCGGACTACCTCGCCGAGGAATCTGGGGTCCGCGTCGAACCGAGCCATATTTGGGCCGCCAACGGCTCCAACGAGATCATGCTGCATGTGCTTCAAGCATTTGCAGGGCCGGGCCGAACGGTTGTTTCTTTTGCTCCAACGTATTCCATGTATCCCGAATACGCCCGTGACACTGATTCGAAGTGGGTTGTGGGGCGGCGTGCCGAGGATTTCACACTCGATATGGACTCAGTGCGCGACATCGTGTTCTCAGCCCGTCCAGCAGTCATTCTCTTGGCAAGTCCCAATAATCCGACCGGCACTGCGCTCCCACGTGAGCAGCTCCTAGAGATCCTTCAGTTTGCTGCGACCAGCGGCCCTGAAGAAGGTATGGCCAGCATCGTCGTCGTCGACGAAGCTTATTCTGAGTTTCGGCGTGACGGCGTTCCCTCGGCGTTGGAACTCTTGGCGGAGTATCCCAACCTCGCTGTAACGCGCACGATGTCAAAGGCGTTTGGCGCGGCCGGTCTGCGGCTTGGCTACCTCGCGGCCTGCCAAGAAATAGTCGATCAACTGACCATCGTACGGTTGCCTTATCATTTATCTGCTGTTACCCAGGCGGCCGCGAGGGCCGCCCTTGCTCACCGCGGTCAGCTACGAAAGCAGATTGCTGAACTGCGTGCATCGCGCGATTCGCTTGCTGACGACCTTCGTAGACTAGGCTTGGACGTAGCGGATTCGGACGCGAACTTTGTCCTATTTGGGCGCTTTCCTGATCGTCACTCCGTTTGGCAGGGCCTGCTAGATCGCGGCATCCTTATTCGCGAGGTCGGCCCCGAAGGTTGGCTGCGAGTCAGCGTCGGAACGCCAGCTGAAAACGCCGCATTTCTCACGGCACTGAAGGAGACCATGTAATGGACCGCACTGCAAGCATTGAGCGTGCTACATCGGAAAGCAGCATTAAGCTCTCCATCAACCTTGATGGGACAGGTACCTCGAACATTGACACCGGCGTTCCCTTTTATGACCACATGCTGACTGCGCTGTCGCGCCATTCGCTTATCGATCTCAGGGTTGAGGCGAGCGGTGATATCGATGTGGATGTGCACCACACCGTGGAAGATACTGCGATTTGCTTTGGAGAAGCCTTGCGCGAGGCACTCGGAGATAAGGCCAGGATTCGTCGGTTCGGCGAGGCCACAGTTCCGCTTGATGAAGCGCTGGCGCGTGCGGTCGTGGACATATCTGGACGCCCCTACCTCGTCCATGAAGGCGAACCAGAAGGGCAGCAGTACCACCTCATCGGTGGTCACTTCACCGGATCCATGACTCGCCATGTGTTTGAAGCCATTGCTTATCACTCGGGAATATGCCTCCATATCGATCTCATACGGGGGCGTGATCCCCACCATATCGTTGAGGCGCAGTTCAAGGCTCTAGCGCGTGCGCTGCGCCTCGCGGTTGAGCCAGATCCACGAGTGACGGGAATTCCGTCCACGAAGGGAAGTCTCTGAGGCAACCATGAGTCCAAAGATAAAGCGTTATGCCATTCTGACTCCATTTGAGCAGGCCGACGTGGTGGCTGGCATCGCTGCCCTCCAGAAACTGGATGTGGATGTGGTACCCACCAAGTCGGGTGCACTTGTGGTTCGTGAGCTAGCTATCCCGCAGTATGACGAATGGGACATTCGGAACATCCTCGGACCGGATGAGAGCGATCTGGAGGAGCTGGCCGATTCTGGTGACCCTGCGGATAACGCGCCAGCCGTTGCGGCCCTATTCTCGCGGCTTTCTGATTTCGGTGTGGTCCTTATAGATGTGGATCTGGGTGAAGACGTAGGGATTGAATCGGGGGTCTCTGGATTGGTCCGGGCGCGCCGTTATCTCAAGGGTGCGCCCGCAGATGAGATCTCCGCAGGCCTTCTTCTCAACGCACTTGATCCCGTAATTGAGCGGGTGGTGCTTGGCCAGATCGCGCCCAGTGAACTTAAGGCTGTGCACGCAAAAGACGTTACACCGGGCCAAGTGGCCCAGTCGCTACGGAGTCACGAGGAAGAGTCTGCCTCTGATTCCGGTGAGGTTGCGGACAAGCCGAACAAGCGGGGCTTGTTCGGGAAGTTTCGACGCCACGACTCGGGCGAGGAAACGCCGGGAAAGGAATAGCCACAGTGGCAAAGAATATTGTTGTGTTGGCTGCAGAAACCGGCAACGTACGCAGTGTTGTGCGCGCTCTCGAACACGTTGGCGCGAACGTGGAACTCACGGCTGAACCAACCAAGGTAATGGCAGCCGATGGCCTAGTGGTTCCTGGCGTCGGCGCTTTTGCCGCCGTCATGGACAAGCTGAGAGCCGTAAATGCGGACCAACTCATTGAACGCCGCCTAGCTGGCGGTCAGGCCGTTCTGGGCATATGTGTAGGTCTGCAGGTCATGTTTGAGCGTGGAACTGAACGCGGGATTCACGAAGGCCTGGGCCAGTGGCCCGGCTCCGTGGACCTGCTTCCAGCTCCGATCGTTCCGCACATGGGCTGGTCCACGGTGGACGCACCAGCTGAATCGCGGTTGTTCACAGGGGTTGAATCCGAACGTTTCTACTTCGTGCATTCGTATGCCGTACAGACCGATCCCGCGGCCGCCATTGGCGGCGATAATCCACCGGTTGTGACATGGTCGGAACATGGGGCACGTTTCGTGGCAGCTGTGGAGAATGGGCCGCTTTGTGCCACACAATTCCATCCTGAGAAGTCTGGTGACGCGGGCGCGCAGCTCCTGCGCAACTGGCTTGCCACACTCTGAGCACAGGCACCGTCTTAACCTGCTCACTCAGTCTCGCGTTCTTATGGACCCGAGGAACACATTTCCCAGCTAATCGCTGAGCGTGCGGCCACGTCAATTTGATACTGCACATCAACTACTATTCGTTTCAGGAGAGCTTATGAGCGAACTTCCATCCCTTCAGCTCCTGCCTGCCGTGGACGTCGTTAACGGTCAGGCGGTGCGGTTGCTTCAAGGAGAGGCTGGCACTGAGCAGAACTACGGAGACCCGGCCGACGCCGTTGCGAGCTTCGTTGAGCAAGGCGCTACATGGATCCACTTGGTCGATCTCGACGCGGCTTTTGGACGTGGATCCAACCACGAACTGCTCGCCAGAATCGTGCGCGATGTCTCTGTGAAGGTTGAGCTCTCGGGTGGTATCCGCGATGACGATAGCCTAAGGCGAGCCTTGGATGCTGGCGCAGCTCGCGTCAATCTCGGTACCGCTGCTCTTGAGGATCCGGAGTGGACTGCACGTGCGATCGCGCAGTTTGGAGATCGGGTGGCCGTGGGTCTTGATGTGCGTGGTGAGACTCTTGCCGCACGCGGTTGGACCAAAGCAGGGGGCAACCTGTGGGACGTACTAGCTCGCTTGGAGGAAGCCGGTTGCTCGCGCTATGTGGTTACAGACGTTACGAAGGATGGCACCCTGGAGGGACCAAATGCGGAACTCTTGACCAAGGTGGCTTTGGCTGCGAAGGTTCCTGTGGTTGCTTCCGGCGGGGTGTCCTCGCTGGAGGATCTGGCAGCTTTGCGCACACTCGTTCCGGTCGGCGTTGATTCTGCGATCGTTGGCAAGGCACTGTATGCCGGGAACTTCACCCTTGCTGAGGCCATTGCAGTAGCTGGACCGCAAAAGTAAGGGAGCGATTTCGTGGATCTGGGCAAGTTGCTCCGTCCTAATCCTTTTTCCGACGACGACGGAAGCATACAGCCCGCGATGGCTGCGGCGTTGGCCATTCCTCGGCCTGGCGAGCGGCTGGAGGCGATGGTTGCGGCCCTGACTCTGGGGCGGGTCTTTGTACCTGTCGTGGCGCATGCGCACCCAGGTGTGGACGGTGATGGCGCAGTGCAGGCACATGACGGTTCGCAACCAGATGAGGCAGCTCTAGTCGAGGCTTCCAAGAGTCTGGTCAGTGCGCCGGGAGGGCTACAGGCGGTTCCTGTATTCTCCAGCCTCGCCTCTATGTCGGAGTTCGCCCCCGCCGCGCGCCCTATGCCTGTCTTGGGGCGTAATGCGGCCGCTCAAGCACTGTTGGAGATCGGCATCTTGGCTCTGGATCCGGTGGCGCCGGAAAAGGGGTGGTTCTTCGGACGAAGTGCGGTGGCGGCGATGGCGGCGGCGGAACCGTGGATCGCGCCGTGGAATGATCCTGAGTTGATTCGCCACCTGCGTGATTCAGTTTCGGGCCCACACATTGGCGGGATTGCCTTGGAACCGCTCGCCAATGGAACCGTGCGGATACAACTGCATGTGAAGAAGACTGCGGGAAGAACGGATGTCGAGGCTGCGATCGCTAGGTTGGGTGCCGTTGTGAAACTCGAACCGTACGTTCGCGCTCGTCTCGATATGATTGAGATCCTCCCCGTCAGGCTGGCATGAGATACCCGTCAGGCTGGCATGAGATACCCGTCGGGCTAGCATGAGATACCAGTCAGGCCGGCATAAGTCCCCTGCCCACCTAGAGTGGCAGTTCCGTCAATCCGGCCTGAAAGAAAAGTCACAGCCAGTTCAACCCACATGTGGGCTAGCAGGTTGGCACATAGGTGCGTCAACCTGCTAGAGTAATTGCCGACCACCCGGCAACAATGCTGGGATGCAAGCGGAGAAATCCCACCTGGGTGCCCACGGGGTGCCGGGTCTCACCGGTCCTTTTGGACTCGTGTGCCCTCTGGTGTGTAAGCACAGAGGATTGATGGTGCATGGCGCCGTCGATTCTGCGTGCCTGCCTACCGATGGAAACATCGGGAGTACTCCGTGCGCTTTGCATGTCGAGGAAATTGAGGAGCAGCTATTAACAACGAACCACGAGTCAATGAGCGCATCCACGTCGAACAGGTTCGCCTTGTCGGCCCAGGAGGCGAG
The DNA window shown above is from Changpingibacter yushuensis and carries:
- a CDS encoding SseB family protein — its product is MDLGKLLRPNPFSDDDGSIQPAMAAALAIPRPGERLEAMVAALTLGRVFVPVVAHAHPGVDGDGAVQAHDGSQPDEAALVEASKSLVSAPGGLQAVPVFSSLASMSEFAPAARPMPVLGRNAAAQALLEIGILALDPVAPEKGWFFGRSAVAAMAAAEPWIAPWNDPELIRHLRDSVSGPHIGGIALEPLANGTVRIQLHVKKTAGRTDVEAAIARLGAVVKLEPYVRARLDMIEILPVRLA
- a CDS encoding universal stress protein, translated to MADVFPVVAGTDGSPKAEAAVDQAGAEALRRDLPLRLIYGFAPLYGYAGLDPMPADEILRACQAIVDHEVERVRLMFPELDVSGEVIVADPAVALVEESSKAAVVYVGARGLGVVRRLLLGSVSSKVATYAKCPVVVVRGPAGDPKGPVVVGVSPEDGSPDELEYAFNAARSLGVDVRVVQAHQHAAANVEFLPPDVMRDFVASRALAVEERIRERVKIVQDEHPDVHSALDVMPGHAVDALLEASKNASLVVVGASRKGALASRFLGSVTQGVLGGAPIVAVIPAEG
- a CDS encoding VIT1/CCC1 transporter family protein yields the protein MSNTTVDLPQNKQIASRLNWLRAAVLGANDGIVSTAGIVVGVSGAAVTGHALLASGVAGVIAGALSMAAGEYVSVSTQRDTERAVVEEERQLLESDPEGELKELEELIAQKGVSNELAHAVAVQLTERDPLAAHAQWELGIDPDYLTNPWHAAFASMFSFVAGALIPLIAILVSPTHIAVGITAIAVVVALSITGWVSAVLGNAPRVPATLRNVAGGLLAMGATYWIGVLVAYLGA
- the recO gene encoding DNA repair protein RecO, whose translation is MKLYRDEAIVLRTHDLGEADRIITLLTRHYGRVRAVAKGVRRTSSRFGARLEPFSMIDVQLYEGRSLDVVTEVTTINPFANAIGRDYDSYTAASAMVEVVERLTTEEGEPDEEQYLLLLGALHSLSIHAHEPAAIVDSYLLRALALSGWALAIWNCARCGTPGPLQAFHVQSGGMVCEDCVPRGAVHPSQNTIHLLGSLLSGEWDRVDAAPMLARREASSLIVAYLQWHIERQIRSLRMVDSA
- a CDS encoding glutamine amidotransferase-related protein, translated to MLPFLVLVARPPGKIAVDENAAIIRYGQLEPNQLERLDLNQSLSSLPNLSKYSGVFITGSPYNYLTESKSDSQKRTEENVLAICEQVLAHDFPTLGLCYGLQMLGLARGGSLTRDYPEDMGPHTIELSHAGKADELTGKLPESFYSYAAHAEALASVPTGMQVLGSSAATPVHIGKFGENIYGTQHHPEIGRNGIGLRINHYVGVYFSEEEYPHLLQKCQAVRVEHGLITQFARKYRS
- the hisB gene encoding imidazoleglycerol-phosphate dehydratase HisB, which produces MDRTASIERATSESSIKLSINLDGTGTSNIDTGVPFYDHMLTALSRHSLIDLRVEASGDIDVDVHHTVEDTAICFGEALREALGDKARIRRFGEATVPLDEALARAVVDISGRPYLVHEGEPEGQQYHLIGGHFTGSMTRHVFEAIAYHSGICLHIDLIRGRDPHHIVEAQFKALARALRLAVEPDPRVTGIPSTKGSL
- the priA gene encoding bifunctional 1-(5-phosphoribosyl)-5-((5-phosphoribosylamino)methylideneamino)imidazole-4-carboxamide isomerase/phosphoribosylanthranilate isomerase PriA, translated to MSELPSLQLLPAVDVVNGQAVRLLQGEAGTEQNYGDPADAVASFVEQGATWIHLVDLDAAFGRGSNHELLARIVRDVSVKVELSGGIRDDDSLRRALDAGAARVNLGTAALEDPEWTARAIAQFGDRVAVGLDVRGETLAARGWTKAGGNLWDVLARLEEAGCSRYVVTDVTKDGTLEGPNAELLTKVALAAKVPVVASGGVSSLEDLAALRTLVPVGVDSAIVGKALYAGNFTLAEAIAVAGPQK
- the hisD gene encoding histidinol dehydrogenase; protein product: MLQRIDLRGVQTTRSELASRLPRAALNVEKAMDIIAPLLEDVRTRGAAALRDIAEQFDKVRPEHLRVPAAELKKAAEGLSPELREALEISIAHNRAGHTAQLPEDRITEVMPGGFVRQRWIPVERVGLYVPGGLAVYPSSVIMNAVAAQVAGVAQIALASPPQAAFGGLPHPTILAACYLLGIDEVFAVGGAQAIGMFAYGAAGEPALDPQVLCEPVDVVTGPGNIFVAAAKRSVRGVVGIDAEAGTTEIAIVADDSANPEYVAADLLSQAEHDPAAASVLITDSEDLADRVDAALTVRAAATKHSERVHTALTGPQSGVVLVDDLDAAIAVANAYAAEHLEIQTANAHEDAQRIRNAGAIFVGPYNPVPLGDYMAGSNHVLPTGGTATFASGLNVHAFIKSVQEIEYSHDALVRMYGPLRALAVDEDLPAHAEAVKARLDS
- a CDS encoding isoprenyl transferase, with product MTYIAPPVHPSGVTAPALPASSVPKHVAVVMDGNGRWANRRGLPRIEGHRAGEATLMDVVAGALELGVTELSAYAFSTENWKRSPAEVRFIMGFSRQVLRNQRDDLNAWGVRVRWVGRVPRMWKSVLKELHAAEQLTQNNTKLTLNMCINYGGRAELVDATTAIAQDAASGRLKPSSITERTLARYMYSPHMQDVDLFIRTGGEQRTSNFLMWQSAYAELFFSDLAWPDFDRRELWRACEVYAHRERRFGGAVDAVAANQGEVPSTGDPYSEDESAL
- the hisH gene encoding imidazole glycerol phosphate synthase subunit HisH — encoded protein: MAKNIVVLAAETGNVRSVVRALEHVGANVELTAEPTKVMAADGLVVPGVGAFAAVMDKLRAVNADQLIERRLAGGQAVLGICVGLQVMFERGTERGIHEGLGQWPGSVDLLPAPIVPHMGWSTVDAPAESRLFTGVESERFYFVHSYAVQTDPAAAIGGDNPPVVTWSEHGARFVAAVENGPLCATQFHPEKSGDAGAQLLRNWLATL
- a CDS encoding histidinol-phosphate transaminase encodes the protein MINLPFRPQFADESPYGAPQLDVPVCLNVNENPFAPSAELIADLAKAVGEAAHTLNRYPDRDFFPLREDLSDYLAEESGVRVEPSHIWAANGSNEIMLHVLQAFAGPGRTVVSFAPTYSMYPEYARDTDSKWVVGRRAEDFTLDMDSVRDIVFSARPAVILLASPNNPTGTALPREQLLEILQFAATSGPEEGMASIVVVDEAYSEFRRDGVPSALELLAEYPNLAVTRTMSKAFGAAGLRLGYLAACQEIVDQLTIVRLPYHLSAVTQAAARAALAHRGQLRKQIAELRASRDSLADDLRRLGLDVADSDANFVLFGRFPDRHSVWQGLLDRGILIREVGPEGWLRVSVGTPAENAAFLTALKETM